CCCACACTTTTGGGGGACCCTTGCTCAAGACCAAGCGGCCCGTCATTTCCTGTAATGTCTGTCAAATCCGCTTCAATTCTCAGGTAAGAAGCCAAGCTGCTCATCTACCCAATGGGTGGGGCAGGGGACCTTgagggagggcagaggctgggtgAGAACACTTACTCTGGGTGAGGGGCAGGGATTAAGGGGATACTAGGCAAAGAGCAGGGAATGGGGATACCACAGGAGGGGCAGGGTCTTGTGGAAGGCACTGGAGAGGCACAAGAAGTTGCTGTGTATTTTGACATGAAGTAGATCAGTCCTCTAAAGTTGACCCCTCCCTCCCTTGAGACTTGGGCATCCCTGGTTCAGAGCTTCTTGGAACATAGGTGGCCATCAGTGTCTGAGCAGGAGTGTGGCCTCTGGCCCACTGGTTCTTGGGCACGGGACAGTTAGGTCATTGGCTCCCCCACAGAGCCTCTGTCCTCTTTGGCCTCTGCTATACTCCTCCCTGGCCCACCCACTTCCCTCTAACTTTCTGgcttccttctctctccacccCATTTCCACTCTCCTCCCTCCAAATCACACACAAGGCCTGGCCCCTACTCTTATCCCATGGGGCTTTCCCCTGGGGAGACGCTACCCCAAACCCAAAACCCAGATGTCCAGCCTCCCAGATTTCCTCCCTCTGAGGCTCCACTGGGACTCTGTGGAGTGTGTGTGGGTCTAGAGGGGACTTTGTGGGGTGCAGGCCCTGAGAGCTTTTGGAGAAAAACAGCAGAGCCTCGTTCTGCTGAGTAGgggaaaataaaagcatgttCTGTTTCTCTACCCAgtacacagagagacacacacacacactccatacTGCTGGGCTCTGCACACCGCTACCTTACCCCTGGGCTGTCAATCTTCTTTTCCTGCCTATCCACACCTTTTATTTCTGCCCTTGTCTGGGTGACCCTGTGCCTCCAGGATTGTACATTCTTAGCGGGGGTATACATGGGAGtggagcagggtggggaagggaagaCAGGACTAACCCAGAATTAGGCCTCTCCTTTAGCTGGACCCCAGGCATCCTGTCTGTCAACCCTGGCTCCACTCACTGGTGGATGGTGGAAGACTAGAGGGGCAGGGAGCCAATAGCAGATAGCCCTTCCCACTttttgccctcccctcccctcccccatcaaaTGGTTCTGTTTTGACAGCTGTCTCCACTGCTGTGTCTGTCCCCAGAGCTGGGCTTGGGGCCAGGGTCCTCCAGGGTGTCCACAGAGACTTCAGGGAAAATGAGACCCAAGGAGAAGTAGTCAGGACAGAGCCCAGGCATCAGGAATCctgggacttccagcctcagGGTGAAAGCAGCAAATGCTGGATCCTAGGGGCAGAGGACTTGGGCACATAGCCTTGGGGTCTAAGAGGATGCTGACTGACTGGATTGCTAGGCCTCTCCCAATTTAGAACTCTTCCATAGGTTTGTTGTCCCCCTGTCTCTACTAGGACTAGATGGGGGGTCTGAGTCAGCAGCCAGgccctgggtgtggtggtagggtGGAGTCTGAACTAGGTGGGGACCTAGGTTCCCAGGGACTCAAGCTTGAGAAGCTAGTCTGAGCCCCAGGAATAACCAGGACTTATTGGCATGGGGCTTTACATCTCACTGGTGTACAGAAAAATTCACTGCAGCCTGCTGAGATCACCCCAGGACTTGAGGGAGCTCTGTAGGGAGATCGGTCAGATGAAAGGTGATCTcagattccattttcttcctccatccctAAAGAGCCAGGCTGAGGCGCACTACAAGGGTAATCGCCACGCCCGACGAGTCAAAGGCATTGAGGCCGCCAAGACAAGAGGCAGGGAGCCTGGCGTCCGAGAACCTGGAGACCCAGCCCCCCCAGGCAGCACCCCAACAAATGGGGATGGTGTAGCACCCCGTCCAGGTGTGTCTGAATCCCCCCATATTCTTCAGCTAATCTCTGTCTTCTCTATTCTCTCCCCCTTTCCCAGAACTCTCCTCTGcttccatctctctcttcctcagtcCCTATACCCCGACCCCCACCCAAGGTGAGTCCTGGAGCCAAGCACAGTGATGTAAAATTTCCATCCTGTCACCCTTACCCCCCCCACAGCTCCTCTCAACAGAGTCCCCTCTGTCTGCCTTCCCCACAGCCCAGTGACTCAGAGAGGGGCTAGGGTGAGGCCACCTGGCAAACATCCCCAAGAAAAAGAGAACCACCAAATCCAGAGAGAGGTCTTTTCATCTtagggagaggggcagggaaaGGAATCAGAATATCTGAGTTCCTGCCCTACTGGGGCTCCCCTCAGGGAAGACAGAGAGTGCAAGAAACCCAGGAAACTCCCTGAATGATCTTGGGTAGCAGACCTTTTGACCTCCCTagtcagagttttttttttttgttttttttgtttttttctgggaaatAGAGGAGTGAGACTAAGATCTTTGAGGTCTTTTCCAAGTTTACAAGATTCCTTTTCCCTCATGGCTGGTGACCATCCTCAGCCATACTTCCAGCCAAGAAACTGGAAAGCAGGAACATTGAGACAGGAAGATATGATGAGCCACCCCCATCCTGGGATTACCACATCAGATGTCAATCATGGCCAATTCCAGAGAGACCTAACATCTCCATCCTTATCCTTGCCTGtccttcctgccccaccctaagaagaatgagaaacaaaTATCTGTACTACCAGCTTGGAAACCAGGCCCCCATTCTcaatacacacccacacacacacaaaaacacacacacagaacccCCTCAGAGATGCACAGACAGAGTGAGTGGGCAGGCGGGCAGGTGGGGGAACtgagttctgttttttgtttgttttttgagacggagtctcactctgtcgcccaggctagagtgcagtggcacaatctcagctcactgcaacctccacctcccaggttcaagcgattctcctgcctcagcctcctgagtagctggaattacaggcacctgccaccacacccgggtaatttttgtatttttagtatagaaagggtttcaccatgttgcccaggctggtctcaaactcctgacctcaagtgatccgcccacctcagcctcccaaagtgctgggatcacaggcatgagccaccatccccggccATGGGAAGCTGAGTTCTAATTGTACTTTGGCTGCTTCTTAGCCTGAGCATCTTAGTTTGTTAACATCTCTATaagatggagaggaagagaatgatgatgatggtgatgatagctaacatttcttgaatagcactttacacatattacctcatttaattcctACAGTATCTCTGAGGATATAGGCAGGATAACTATACCTGCCCTGCTTTATAAACCATGAAGTCCTGTCCAGACTGAGATGTGGATGTGCTGTCTGGATTGGGATGGAGGTGAAGAATGTcagaaaaaagtaagagaaataaGGGGAAGGACATAGGATGAACAAGCAAATGGGTACCTGGAGGGGTGAGGATTTCCCCTCCCAcaagctccccacccccactgccagcCTCGCCATGACCCGGAAACTGGATCAGCTGCTGCAGCAAGAATGGGAGCGCTAGAGTTTCCCCTGTACAGAGGCCAGAACCCAGCACTGAGGCCCAGGGCCTGTGCATCTTTCATCAAGCCATGAATTATAGAGCAGCCTGCATCCCTGTTTCTTCCCTCTCTGGTTCTGATGTTTCTATTTCCCTTTTGCCATGCCTGTGTTTATCTCTCCAGACCTTTCCtcaccctgcctctgccccttccTAGGGCTCTTTCCTGTACTTCCTGGGGGCTGGGCAAGACTCCGGGAAGGGGCTGTCCTGGCAGGAAGCCCAGACTGGCTGGCAGGCCACTGAGGGGTATATCCTTGTTGCATGCCTCTCCCCCTGGCTGGGCTGGCTGCCAGCTTCACCCTGAAGGTAGGCTGGTGAGGCTGGACCCCTTGGCCATTCCCAGCTAATGGAGAATGAGCCAAGCATTGGAGTTTCACACCCAGCCTGCGGCAGCTGGACCACATCTGGCTCTGGACCAGGGCATGAGAGCATGCATGTTGTAACAGGGTGGGGACTCCTGGTCCCTTGCCCTCCAGGAAATGGGGGGGTCTCTTCCACATGAAGAGTCTTCTCCAAGAGCCATCTAGGGTGATCCCCATGTTTCTCCCCCAACAACAGTTTCCATGGAGAATGGACTGGGGCCAGCCCCAGGATCCCCAGAGAAACAGCCTGGCTCCCCATCCCCTCCCAGCATTCCGGAGACTGGTCAGGGTGTAACCAAGGGTGAAGGGGGGACTCCAGCCCCAGCTTCCTTGCCTGGGGGTagcaaggaagaggaggagaaagccaAGCGGCTGCTCTACTGTGCTCTGTGCAAGGTGGCTGTGAACTCCCTGTCCCAGCTTGAGGCACATAACAAAGGTATGgactcccctgcccccacccagacTCTCCTGTCCTCAGGCCACCCCTGCCTCTACATCCTAATGCCCCTGGCTTCCACCATCCCTAGACCATCTAAGACCTATCAGCCTATCTGCCTGTCTCCTTCTCCAGCCATCTCCCCTGTGCCTTAGCCCTTTACTTCCTCAGCTCCTCCCTCCACTTTACTCCTTTACCTATGACTCTCTCCTGATCCACCTGTTTGGGAGGGTCCCAAGGAGCTTAGAAAGAACCCACACTGTGCCCACCCTCTTCCCCCTCATATTGTAACTGGGAATGTGCATTTTGAGGCCCAGtaggcctggataatttttcttccACCCCTTAcctcctgccctctctgggcTCCAGGTACTAAGCACAAGACAATTCTGGAGGCCCGAAGTGGGCTGGGGCCCATCAAAGCTTACCCTCGGCTGGGGCCTCCCACCCCGGGGGAACCAGAGGCTCCTGCCCAGGACCGAACTTTCCACTGTGAGATCTGCAATGTCAAGGTCAACTCGGAGGTCCAGCTGAAACAGGTGGGTCTAAGGCCCTTCCCAGGAATTCTGGGACGCTCCACGGGCTAAGTGGGGAAGGGGAGCAAGGAGCTTGAGTAAAGGCCCTTCTTCAGGGTTTTCCCCAGGGGGCCAGATGGGAGGGGGCTGGTGCTTGGAGCTTGATTATAACCCCTCGCTGTTGCCCCTTTCCGGGAGCTCACAGCCCCCTATCCACTGGTCCCCGCAGCACATCTCCAGCCGGCGGCACCGAGACGGCGTGGCCGGGAAGCCCAACCCACTACTGAGCCGTCACAAGAAGTCTAGGGGCGCCGGGGAGCTGGCGG
This window of the Nomascus leucogenys isolate Asia chromosome 11, Asia_NLE_v1, whole genome shotgun sequence genome carries:
- the ZNF385A gene encoding zinc finger protein 385A isoform X3; amino-acid sequence: MEPRPPGSRRMDPVQKAVLSHTFGGPLLKTKRPVISCNVCQIRFNSQSQAEAHYKGNRHARRVKGIEAAKTRGREPGVREPGDPAPPGSTPTNGDGVAPRPVSMENGLGPAPGSPEKQPGSPSPPSIPETGQGVTKGEGGTPAPASLPGGSKEEEEKAKRLLYCALCKVAVNSLSQLEAHNKGTKHKTILEARSGLGPIKAYPRLGPPTPGEPEAPAQDRTFHCEICNVKVNSEVQLKQHISSRRHRDGVAGKPNPLLSRHKKSRGAGELAGTLTFSKELPKSLAGGLLPSPLAVAAVMAAAAGSPLSLRPAPAAPLLQGPPITHPLLHPAPGPIRTAHGPILFSPY
- the ZNF385A gene encoding zinc finger protein 385A isoform X2, which gives rise to MQPPLDLKQILPFPLEPAPTLGLFGNYSTMDPVQKAVLSHTFGGPLLKTKRPVISCNVCQIRFNSQSQAEAHYKGNRHARRVKGIEAAKTRGREPGVREPGDPAPPGSTPTNGDGVAPRPVSMENGLGPAPGSPEKQPGSPSPPSIPETGQGVTKGEGGTPAPASLPGGSKEEEEKAKRLLYCALCKVAVNSLSQLEAHNKGTKHKTILEARSGLGPIKAYPRLGPPTPGEPEAPAQDRTFHCEICNVKVNSEVQLKQHISSRRHRDGVAGKPNPLLSRHKKSRGAGELAGTLTFSKELPKSLAGGLLPSPLAVAAVMAAAAGSPLSLRPAPAAPLLQGPPITHPLLHPAPGPIRTAHGPILFSPY
- the ZNF385A gene encoding zinc finger protein 385A isoform X1 codes for the protein MILGSLSRAGPLPLLRQPPIMQPPLDLKQILPFPLEPAPTLGLFGNYSTMDPVQKAVLSHTFGGPLLKTKRPVISCNVCQIRFNSQSQAEAHYKGNRHARRVKGIEAAKTRGREPGVREPGDPAPPGSTPTNGDGVAPRPVSMENGLGPAPGSPEKQPGSPSPPSIPETGQGVTKGEGGTPAPASLPGGSKEEEEKAKRLLYCALCKVAVNSLSQLEAHNKGTKHKTILEARSGLGPIKAYPRLGPPTPGEPEAPAQDRTFHCEICNVKVNSEVQLKQHISSRRHRDGVAGKPNPLLSRHKKSRGAGELAGTLTFSKELPKSLAGGLLPSPLAVAAVMAAAAGSPLSLRPAPAAPLLQGPPITHPLLHPAPGPIRTAHGPILFSPY